The Coriobacteriia bacterium genome includes a window with the following:
- a CDS encoding DUF4129 domain-containing protein, with protein sequence MTQRRGRRFAGLALAAALTAGSALPTAVAAPAEGGTAATSEEYARRVETARRGVADVKPVPDAEEAAKLAERLTALLPDGERVSVGESEVEVDVSVLSGLAVSLAGASTPSARERELARVEAHLDSLALAVDGAPSARNVRSDPGALQRLLAERGGRRTSTLVRRVGELVERALRWLQERLDALLTPQRGSRVGITLTTVVTVVLVGVLAFVAVRAALAARTAIARRGRAVAAQAEEAGTPVVAAAEGLPADALSYAEELAAAGEYRAAVRALFGGAARRLVETGVVAQTRTRTDAELLADVGPAAAAALGPLAELTGRFERAWYGHADPGAAGFADARERYREVLRAVAA encoded by the coding sequence GTGACACAGCGCCGCGGCCGCCGGTTCGCGGGGCTCGCCCTGGCGGCGGCGCTGACGGCCGGCTCCGCGCTCCCGACGGCGGTGGCGGCCCCCGCCGAGGGCGGTACCGCCGCCACCTCCGAGGAGTACGCGCGCCGTGTCGAGACCGCTCGCCGCGGGGTGGCCGATGTGAAGCCGGTCCCCGACGCCGAGGAGGCCGCCAAGCTCGCCGAGCGCCTCACGGCGCTGCTGCCCGACGGCGAGCGGGTGAGTGTGGGCGAGAGCGAGGTCGAGGTCGACGTGTCGGTGCTCTCCGGGCTCGCCGTCTCGCTGGCCGGCGCGTCCACGCCCTCGGCGCGCGAGCGCGAGCTGGCGCGGGTCGAGGCGCACCTCGACTCGCTCGCGCTCGCGGTGGACGGCGCGCCGTCGGCGCGCAACGTCCGCTCCGACCCGGGCGCGCTGCAGCGCCTGCTCGCCGAGCGCGGCGGGCGCCGCACGAGCACGCTGGTGCGCCGGGTCGGCGAGCTGGTCGAGCGCGCGCTCCGGTGGCTCCAGGAGCGCCTCGACGCCCTGCTGACGCCCCAGCGCGGCTCGCGCGTGGGGATCACCCTCACCACCGTCGTCACGGTGGTGCTCGTGGGGGTGCTGGCGTTCGTCGCGGTGCGCGCCGCGCTGGCCGCGCGCACCGCGATCGCGCGCCGCGGCCGGGCGGTCGCCGCGCAGGCCGAGGAGGCCGGCACGCCGGTCGTCGCGGCGGCCGAGGGGTTGCCCGCCGACGCGCTCTCCTACGCCGAGGAGCTCGCCGCCGCGGGCGAGTACCGGGCGGCGGTGCGGGCGCTCTTCGGCGGGGCCGCGAGACGCCTGGTGGAGACCGGCGTCGTGGCCCAGACGCGCACGCGGACCGACGCCGAGCTGCTGGCCGACGTCGGCCCTGCTGCTGCGGCGGCGCTCGGCCCGCTGGCCGAGTTGACGGGGCGGTTCGAGCGGGCTTGGTACGGGCATGCGGACCCCGGCGCCGCCGGGTTCGCCGACGCCCGCGAGCGCTACCGCGAGGTGCTGCGGGCGGTGGCGGCATGA
- a CDS encoding DUF4350 domain-containing protein, translating into MSVRADRTSVTVAVVVVALIAAYAAAIVVANRLYVTGSPSSTFSTADDGLRTYFDYLGALGYDPEVLRSFDELPGPPATIVFAADTPPVQAPTEGERARVARWVRGGGRLVLAGQFADELLGGLELGGSVRHRGEDDDELSPLLPSAYAEGVVSVRVGSARLLTSGPEWATHMKDLSGQALVSAAVGDGEVVWLSSTFPVANAGIGEADNARLATLLAAAAEDGEGGGIHFDEYHHGYVRGGGLLDRLGAGGRAALVLALSGVVLALLAWGRRIGPPVPEPVRGAARGSGYIAQLGELYRKAGAREVALDELEEGLRRALARRHGTLAAGLAHHAAAREALELSRLVRGGGAGTAGARAPGKEAFLDAAGAIRAARTEVEGIDG; encoded by the coding sequence ATGAGCGTGCGAGCCGACCGGACGAGCGTGACGGTGGCGGTCGTGGTCGTGGCGCTGATCGCCGCCTACGCCGCTGCGATCGTGGTCGCGAACAGGCTGTACGTGACCGGCTCGCCGTCCTCCACGTTCAGCACCGCCGACGACGGGCTGAGGACCTACTTCGACTACCTGGGCGCCTTGGGTTACGACCCGGAGGTGCTGCGCTCCTTCGACGAGCTTCCCGGCCCGCCGGCGACGATCGTCTTCGCCGCCGACACGCCGCCGGTGCAGGCGCCCACCGAGGGGGAGCGAGCGCGCGTCGCGCGCTGGGTGCGCGGCGGCGGGCGGCTCGTGCTCGCGGGGCAGTTCGCCGACGAGCTCCTCGGCGGCCTGGAGCTGGGAGGGTCGGTGCGGCATCGCGGCGAGGACGACGACGAGCTCTCTCCGCTGCTGCCCTCGGCGTACGCCGAGGGGGTGGTCTCGGTGCGGGTGGGCTCGGCGAGACTGCTGACGAGCGGGCCGGAGTGGGCCACGCACATGAAGGACCTGTCCGGCCAGGCGCTCGTCAGCGCTGCCGTCGGCGACGGTGAGGTCGTGTGGCTCTCGAGCACGTTCCCCGTGGCCAACGCCGGCATAGGCGAGGCCGACAACGCGCGCCTGGCGACGTTGCTTGCCGCGGCCGCCGAGGACGGTGAGGGCGGCGGGATCCACTTCGACGAGTACCACCACGGCTACGTGAGGGGAGGCGGGTTGCTCGACCGCCTGGGCGCCGGCGGCCGCGCCGCGCTGGTGCTCGCGCTGTCCGGCGTGGTGCTCGCGCTGCTGGCGTGGGGACGGCGGATCGGGCCGCCGGTGCCCGAGCCCGTGCGGGGGGCGGCGCGCGGCAGCGGCTACATCGCGCAGCTCGGGGAGCTCTACCGCAAGGCCGGCGCGCGCGAAGTCGCGCTCGACGAGCTCGAGGAGGGGCTGCGTCGCGCTCTGGCCCGCAGGCACGGCACGCTCGCGGCCGGCCTCGCGCACCACGCGGCGGCGCGCGAGGCGCTGGAGCTCTCGCGGCTCGTGCGCGGCGGCGGAGCCGGCACCGCCGGCGCCAGGGCGCCGGGCAAGGAAGCGTTCCTCGATGCGGCCGGTGCGATCCGCGCCGCCCGGACGGAGGTGGAGGGGATCGATGGCTGA
- a CDS encoding MoxR family ATPase, with translation MADTGAVTGLAERVRGEVAKAVVGQGATVDSLLIGLITGGHVLLEGVPGTAKTLLARALARSLDASFKRIQFSPDLMPADVVGTNVYDASTGRFRLRQGPVFASVVLADEINRTPPKTQAALLEAMQERQVTIDGVSHALPVPFMVVATQNPVEYEGTYPLPEAQLDRFQQKVLIDYPDEAEEAEILLRHLGGLETADLDVLDVKPVATAADVLAARSALDSVTVDPAVLDYVAAIVRATREHVSIALGASPRAGVSLLVASKARALLDGRAFVTPDDVKTMARPCLRHRLLLLPEVEVEGVAAESALEDVLGSVPVPR, from the coding sequence ATGGCTGACACAGGAGCGGTGACGGGCCTCGCCGAGCGGGTACGCGGGGAGGTCGCCAAAGCGGTGGTCGGGCAGGGCGCGACCGTCGACAGCCTGCTCATCGGGCTGATCACGGGCGGACACGTGCTGCTCGAGGGGGTGCCGGGCACGGCCAAGACGCTGCTCGCCCGCGCGCTGGCCCGCTCTCTGGACGCGAGCTTCAAGCGCATCCAGTTCTCGCCCGACCTCATGCCCGCCGACGTGGTCGGCACGAACGTCTACGACGCGTCGACCGGACGGTTCCGCCTGCGACAGGGCCCGGTGTTCGCCTCCGTCGTGCTCGCCGACGAGATCAACCGCACGCCGCCGAAGACCCAGGCGGCGCTGCTGGAGGCGATGCAGGAGCGCCAGGTCACCATCGACGGCGTGAGCCACGCGCTGCCGGTCCCGTTCATGGTCGTCGCCACGCAGAACCCGGTGGAGTACGAGGGCACCTACCCGCTTCCCGAGGCGCAGCTCGACCGCTTCCAGCAGAAGGTGCTCATCGATTACCCCGACGAGGCCGAGGAGGCCGAGATCCTCCTCCGCCACCTCGGCGGCCTCGAGACCGCCGACCTCGACGTGCTCGATGTGAAGCCCGTCGCGACCGCCGCAGACGTGCTTGCCGCGCGCTCCGCCCTGGACTCGGTGACGGTGGACCCCGCCGTGCTCGACTACGTCGCGGCCATCGTGCGCGCGACACGAGAGCACGTCTCGATCGCGCTCGGCGCCTCACCCCGTGCGGGCGTCTCGCTGCTGGTGGCTTCAAAGGCGCGCGCGCTGCTCGACGGCCGGGCCTTCGTGACGCCCGACGACGTCAAGACGATGGCGCGCCCGTGCCTGCGCCACCGCCTGCTGCTGCTCCCCGAGGTCGAGGTGGAGGGCGTCGCCGCCGAGAGCGCGCTGGAGGACGTCCTGGGCTCGGTACCGGTGCCCAGGTGA